The Vibrio marisflavi CECT 7928 region TGAATCAGACTTTAAAATTTACGGATATCATCGCGGTTGGCTTCACGCTATTCGCGTTTTTTTTAGGTGCAGGGAACATCATATTTCCACCATTGGCAGGACAGCTAGCAGGTGATCATTTATTGCCCGCTATGTTTGGCTTTTTGCTGACAGCGGTGGGCTTACCGCTGATGACAATTATTGCTATCGCTGTTTCAGGTGGATCATGGGAGCACTTGACGAGAGATTTACCTAAGCGCATCTCTGTTGTTATGGCTGTGCTTATTTTTGTTATTATCGGCCCTGCTTTCGCAGCACCAAGAACTGGCTTAGTAGCTTATGAAATGGCAGTGAAGCCTTTCTTTACCCAGCCAACTCAGTTGTACTTGACGGTTTTCTCAATCGTCTTTTTTGCTGTGGCTATGTTCCTTTCTTGGTCTCAAGGTAAACTCATCGATGCTATCGGTAAGTTCCTTACTCCAGTTTTAGTACTTGGACTATTGATTCTAGGCCTTGCTGTCTTTATTGATCCTCAAGGTGAAATTTTGGCGGCACATGCTCAGTATCTCACTGAGCCGCTAACAAAAGGTTTCCTAGAAGGTTATAACACCATGGACACGCTTGGTGCTCTAATGTTCGGCATGCTGATGGTTGATACATTGCGCTGCCGTGGCATTACTGAGCCTAAAGCAACGACTAACTACCTGATCAAAGCAGCACTAATTGCAGCTTCAGGTCTTGCTTTTGTATACGTATCTTTGTTTTATCTAGGTGCGACAAGCTCTGCTGTTGCAAGTGGTGCGGACAACGGTGGTACGGTTCTAAGTATTTACGTACAGTCTCTATTTGGCCCTTATGGTCAATTTGCCCTGTCACTCATCGTTTTGCTAGCGTGTCTAACAACCTCTATTGGCTTGATCTCTTCATGCTCGGATTACTTTAGTTCGCTAACTTCAATCCCTTATAAAGCATGGGTTATCATTGTTGGCGTTGTATGTGCAGTTGTAGCGAATGTTGGATTGGCTCAGTTGATTGCATTGTCTGTACCAGTGCTTTACGCACTGTATCCAGTGGCTATCGTGTTGGTATTGCTTACATTCTTGCGTAGCAAACTGCCAAACCCTCAAGCTTCATACCGTGTAGCGCTGTCTGTGTCGTTTATCTTCTCGCTACTTGATGCACTTAAAGCCGCTGGCATCAATGTTCCAGCATTTGAACACATTCCATTGTTTGATATCGGTATGGGATGGGCACTGCCTTCGGCAATTGCGATTGTGGTTATGTTCTTTGTTGGTGGCGCAAAGCAATCTGCTCAAAAGCAGGCAAAGGCACTATAGAGACAAAGCAAACATTTTCATTAGAAAATTAGCTATAAAAAAACCGAGCTTTCATTGCTCGGTTTTTTTGTATTCGTTGAAGTATCGAATTACTTAAGAATAGCGTCGTTACCGTTCTCACGAATATGCTTTAGGATGCGTTTTACTGCTTTAGCACTTGCACCAACAATGTTACCTGATTTCAGGTAATCAGTACCGCCAGAGAAGTCAGTAAGAATTGCGCCAGCTTCACGAGCAATCAGCTCACCTGCAGCCATATCCCAAGGTTTCAAGCCTAGCTCAAAGTAACCATCTACACGGCCGCTTGCCAAGTAGCATAAATCAAGAGCAGCAGAACCCGTGCGGCGGAAGTCAGCACATTCTACAAATAGAGCAGAAAGGATCTTCATGAAAGATTCTGAGTGTTGCTTCTGCTTGAATGGGAAACCAGTTGCCAAAACGGCACCTTGGATATCTTTTGCAGGTTTGATACGAATACGAGCATTGTTCAACTGAGCGCCAGAGCCACGTTGAGCAGTAAATAATTCGTTTAGCATTGGATCGTAAACGCAGGCAACTTCAGTTTTACCTTTGATACGCACAGCGATAGAAACTGAAAAGTGAGGCAAACCTTTTAGGAAGTTTGTTGTGCCATCCAGTGGGTCTATGATCCATTGTACGTCGCTATCTTTGCCTTCAACATGACCACCTTCTTCAGCGATGATGGAGTGATCAGGGTATGAGCCCTTGATTGTTTCGATGATGATAGCTTCGGCTTCTTTGTCTACATTAGTAACAAAGTCGTGCATGCCTTTTTGCGTCGATTCGATTTTATCGGCATTTTCTAGTGAGTTAGCAATATGATTGCCTGCCTTTCGCGCAGCGCGAATAGCAATATTAAGCATTGGATGCATAGGTTTTTCCCAACGGATGTTAAAGAACGAAAAAGCGGGCGAGAGTATACCAGACAAACGACAAAA contains the following coding sequences:
- the suhB gene encoding inositol-1-monophosphatase; this encodes MHPMLNIAIRAARKAGNHIANSLENADKIESTQKGMHDFVTNVDKEAEAIIIETIKGSYPDHSIIAEEGGHVEGKDSDVQWIIDPLDGTTNFLKGLPHFSVSIAVRIKGKTEVACVYDPMLNELFTAQRGSGAQLNNARIRIKPAKDIQGAVLATGFPFKQKQHSESFMKILSALFVECADFRRTGSAALDLCYLASGRVDGYFELGLKPWDMAAGELIAREAGAILTDFSGGTDYLKSGNIVGASAKAVKRILKHIRENGNDAILK
- the brnQ gene encoding branched-chain amino acid transport system II carrier protein is translated as MNQTLKFTDIIAVGFTLFAFFLGAGNIIFPPLAGQLAGDHLLPAMFGFLLTAVGLPLMTIIAIAVSGGSWEHLTRDLPKRISVVMAVLIFVIIGPAFAAPRTGLVAYEMAVKPFFTQPTQLYLTVFSIVFFAVAMFLSWSQGKLIDAIGKFLTPVLVLGLLILGLAVFIDPQGEILAAHAQYLTEPLTKGFLEGYNTMDTLGALMFGMLMVDTLRCRGITEPKATTNYLIKAALIAASGLAFVYVSLFYLGATSSAVASGADNGGTVLSIYVQSLFGPYGQFALSLIVLLACLTTSIGLISSCSDYFSSLTSIPYKAWVIIVGVVCAVVANVGLAQLIALSVPVLYALYPVAIVLVLLTFLRSKLPNPQASYRVALSVSFIFSLLDALKAAGINVPAFEHIPLFDIGMGWALPSAIAIVVMFFVGGAKQSAQKQAKAL